The nucleotide window GCGTCGTTGGCGTAGACGATGGGCGCGTCCAGCACGATGCTGGCGGCAGTGAAGCCGCTGTCGATGGCGGCGGAATAGACAATGGGCTTGAACGCCGAGCCGGGTTGGCGGCGGGCCTGGGTGGCCCGGTTGAACTGGCTCTTCTCGAAGCCGTAGCCGCCCACCAGGGCGAGCACCTCGCCGGTGTCCGGCTTCATGGAGACCATGGCCCCTTCCACTTTGGGCTCGCGTTCCAGGTCGAGGACCCAGGTCCCTTCCTCGGCCTCGGGGGCCTCGGACACGGTCACCCAGACCACATCACCCTTCTTGAGCACCTTGCGGGCATCGGTGGGATCGGGCGCGTCCTCATGGGACTTCTTGGGATCGGGGTGGCGCACCCACCACATGGCCTTGAGCGGAATCACGCCGTGGAACTTGCCGAAGCGGACCACGGCCTTGTCCGGGTATACGGCGGACACCCACGCCTTCATGAGGCGGGACTTGTCCATGATGTTTTCGGTGTCCTGCGGCCCTTGTTCCAGGATGCCCGGCACGTCCGCCGGGGTATAGGTGCCGATGGGACCGGTCCAGCCGCGCCGCTTGGCCGAATCGATGAGCCCGCGCCGGACCGCCTTCTCGGCACTGTCCTGATGCTTGATGTCGCAGGGCGTGGTCACGGTCAGGCCGCCGTTGTAGGTGGCCTCCTCGCCGAAGTTGTCGATGAGCCAGCGGCGGACCTCTTCAAGATAATAGGCACCGGTTCCCCAGGACGGGTCGGACATGGATTCGAGCACGACCTCCTCATCGAGGGCCTCGCGGTACTGGTCGGTGGTGATCCAGCCGAGGTTGTGCATCTGCTCCAGCACGTACCGCTGGCGCTGCTTGGCCAGCTCGAAATTCTGATAGGGGTTGTACCGGGAGGGGGCCTGGGGCAGCCCGGCCAGCATGGCCGACTGGGCCAGGGTCAGGTCCGTGGCGTGCCGGGCGAAATACGTCCGGGAGGCGGCCTCCACGCCATAGGAGTGCGCGCCGAGGAAGATGTGGTTGAGATAGATGGTCAGGATCTCTTCCTTGGTCAGGTACTTCTCCAGCCGGAAGGCGAGAATCGCTTCCTTGAGCTTGCGCTGGTAGCTCTTCTCGGAGGAAAGCAGGAGGCGCTTGATGATCTGCTGGGTGATGGTGGAACCGCCCTGCTTGGTGCGCCCGGCAACGAGGTTGGCCTTGAATGCGCGCACGATGGCGGTCAGGTCCACGCCTTCATGCTCGTAGAAGGAGGCGTCCTCGGAGGCGAGAAAGGCCTTGGGCACCCACTCGCTCATCTGGTCCAGCGTGACCAGGAACCTCTTTTCCTTGTAGAAATAGCCCAGCACCTGGTTGTCCTTGGCGTAGACCGTGGTCACCAGCGGCGGGTTGTAGTCGGTGATGTTCTTGAAACCGGGCAGGTCCTTGGCCGCCCAGTTGTAGAGCCAGACGGCTCCGCCCACACCGGCCAGAAAACAGATCAACACGAAGATGCCGAATATCTTGAGAAACTTTTTCATGCAGCTATCCGTCAGAAGCTTTTTTTGACCCGGCAGGCCCCTTTTCGAGGCGACAGTCCCCATACGAGGCGCAACCGCCCGTACAGGTCCTTGACGTTCGCCTTGCCGGTATCAAGTGTATCGAGGATTCTCGTCAACGTTTCCCCTTCCCTCCTGGCGAGGCAGGTGGGGGAATCGAAAAATATCACGTCCGGGCCGATCATCCAGAAAGGGAATATGCGGCAGTAGTAGGGCCGCGCCTCCTTGGGAATCTCGCACCCCAGCGGACCGAGAAACCGGCATGCGCCCATGGAGTCCACGGCCAGCCGAAAATGCTCCCTTCCCTCGGGGAAGAGCTCCCTGACGAGGTCTTCTTCGCCCGGGAACAACCGGCACACATGGTCGATGAACGCCTTGGAATTGGACGACAGCACGAAACCGCCCGTGTGGGGGACATGATCCTGGATGCGTTCCTTTTCCGACTGCGACAGCGGGAAACAGAACTCCTCCTGGCCTGTGGCTATGCGGCAGCAGGTCGGTCCCTGCTGCGAGCACCTTCGGCAAACGTCCGAGTCGCCGTTCTGTGTGCCGGGCACCATGCGCTCCCGCCTCCCTAAGAGGCTCTCCCGCCGTGGCCGTTGGAAAATTTGAGTGCGCCCTTGCCGAGCAGGTCGTGCAGGTGGACCAGGCCGGCCAGGGTCCCGTCTTCGCGGACCACGGGCAGGACCGTGATCTCGTTGCGCTCCATGACGTCGAGGACGTGAGCCGAACTGTCGCCCGCCGCCGCCCGACGGGGGGAGACGGTCATGTGGTCGACGATGGGCGCGGCCGCATCAAGCTTCCCGGCGCAGACCTGCCGCCGCACGTCGCCGTCGGTGAACACGCCCTTGAGCACATTGTCGTCGCCGACGATGGCCACCAGCCCCATGCCGCCCGCGTTGAGGGCCGCCAGGGCCGCTTCCACGGCCGCGTCCTCCCCCACCACAGGCAGGTCATTCGTATGCATGAGCTGATCCACGCAGGTGGCCAGCCTCTGTCCCAGAGACCCGCCGGGATGAAACTTGCGGAAATCGTCCTGGCTGAAGGACTTCCACTCCATGAGGCAGACGGCCAGGGCGTCGCCCACGGCCAGTTGCGCGGTGGTGGAGGACGTCGGGGCAAGGCCCATGCGGCATGCCTCGCGCGGCACGGCCACCTTGACCACCACGTCGGCGGCCTCGGCCATGGCCGAAGCGCGATTGGAGGTCATGGCGATGACCGAACAGCCGAGAGACTTCAGCGTCGGCAGGATTCCGTTCACTTCGTCGGTGCCGCCCGAGTTGGACAGAGCCAGGATGACGTCCTCGCGCCGGAGCATGCCCATGTCGCCGTGGGCACCCTCGACCGGGTGAAGGAAAAACGACGGCGTGCCGGTAGACGCCAGGGTGGCCGCGATCTTGCGGCCCACCAGTCCGGACTTGCCCACGCCGGTAATGACCACGCGGCCTTGGCACTCGGCCATGAGGGTCAGGGCGCGGACGAACTCGTCGTCCAGCTGATCCCTGGCTGCGGCCAGCCCCTCGATCTCGATGTCGAGGACCTCGCGGGCCAGTTCCAGCCAGTCTTTCTTGCCGTTATCGCAACTCATGGCTTTATCCCATATACCATTTCACGATGCTGTTCAAAAACGTGCAAGTGCAGGACGCAAGGGGAAAAAACGTGATGACGGCTTTTCCCCGCAGCAACACGGCAACTGTACGTTTTTCAACGGCATCAACAGAATTCCTTGATGATGCCGGGAGCGGCTTCCAGGCAGTCCTTGCCCATCCGGTCGGCCAGGGGCACCGGATAATTGCCGTTGAAGCAGGCCAGACACCAGTCGTTCTGGGTCACGGAGTCCACCAGACCGGGGATGGTCAGGTAGTGCAGGGAATCGATGTTCATAAACCGGGCGATGTCCTCCACCGAATGATTGGCGGCGATGAGCTCGCCCTTGGAGGAAAAGTCGATGCCGTAGAAACAGGGGAACTTGATGGGCGGGCAGGACACGCGCAGGTGTATCTCCCGCACCCCCAGCTCGCGCAGCTTCTGGACGCGGGCCCGGATGGTGGTGCCGCGCACGATGGAGTCCTCCACGATGACGATGCGCTTGCCCTTGATCATGGACTTGACCGGGTTGAGCTTCACGCGGACCGAGAAGTCGCGCATGTCCTGGGAGGGCTGAATAAAGGTCCGGCCAACATAGTGGTTCCGGATCATGGCCAGCTCCAGCGGCAGGCCGGATTCCTGGGAATAGCCCACGGCCGCGTAGTTGCCGGAGTCCGGGAACGGCATGACCAAATCGGCGTCAACCGGGGCTTCCCTGGCCAGCTGGACGCCCATGGCCTTGCGCCGCTCGTAGACCACGTCGCCGAAAACGTAGGAGTCGGGACGGGCAAAATAGATCAACTCGAAGATGCACTTGCTGACCTTCTTGGACTCAGCGAACTTCATGGAGGTCATCTTGCCCTTGTGCACCGAAACCAGCTCGCCGGGCTCCAGGGGACGCAGGTACTCCGCCTCGATGAGATCAAAAGCGCAGGTCTCGGAGGCGAACACGTAGGAGTCGCCCACGCGGCCCAGCGCCAGGGGCCGGAACCCGTTGGGGTCCTTGACCGCGATCATCTTGTCGTTGGCCAGGATGAGCATGGAATAGGCGCCGCGCACCCGGTTGCAGGCCTTGCCGATGGCCTCCTCGATGGTCTCGGATTCGTGCAGGTACTTGATGATCAGATGGGCGAAGACCTCGGTGTCCATGGTGGTCTGGAAGATGGACCCGTTGGCCTCGAGTTCGCTGCGCAGCTCATAGGTGTTCACCAGGTTGCCGTTGTGGGCCACGGCCAGGCGCAGGTCGCCGTGCCGGACCAGGAACGGCTGGGCGTTGCGGATGAGCGACGCGCCCGTGGTGGAATAGCGGATGTGGCCGATGGATATATCGCCCTTGAGCTCCTTGCCCAGGTGCCGCTCGTTGAACACGTCGGCCACCAGGCCCATGCCCTTCTGCTCGCGGATCTTCTCCCCGTCCCAGGTGACTATGCCTGCGGACTCCTGCCCGCGATGCTGCAGGGCGTAGAGGCCGAAGTAGGTCATTCTGGCGGCTTCCTTGTTGCCGTAGATTCCGAAAAGACCGCAGTATTCTTTCTTCATTGGAAACTCTCTGATACGGCGGTTAGCCGTAGTATTTTTGCAGGCTCTGAACGCTCAGCCCGGTTTCCCGCACTTCCAGGATGGCCTGGGCGATGGCTTTGGCCCCGGACACCGTGGTGGTGTACGGGATATTGTACAGGAGCGCGTTCTGGCGGATCATCTTGGCGTCGCCAACGGTCTTCTTGCCCGAGGGGGTGTTGATGACCAGGTCGAACTCGCCGTTCTTGATGTGGTCGACCACGTGCGGGCGCTGGCCCTCGTGAACCTTGTGCACCTTTTCAACGTGCACGCCCTTCTCCGCCAGGAAATCGGCGGTGCCGCCGGTGGCGCAGACCTTGAAGCCCATGGCCTCGAAGTCCTTGGCCACGAGCACCACCTTGGCCTTGTCCCAGTCGTTGACGGACAGGAACACCTTGCCCGAAAGCGGCAGCTTCTGCCCGGCGGCCAGCTGGGCTTTCATGTAGGCCAGGCCGAAACTCGGGTCGATGCCCATGACCTCGCCGGTGGAGCGCATCTCGGGTCCGAGCAGCACGTCCACGTTGGGGAAACGGTTGAACGGGAACACGGACTCCTTGACGGATACGTGGCCCTTCTTGCGCATGGCCCAGGGCTTGAGGTCCTTGAGCTTCTCGCCGAGCATGACGCGGGTGGCCAGCTTGGCCAGGGGCACGCCCGTGGCCTTGGACACGAACGGCACGGTGCGGGAGGCGCGCGGGTTGACCTCGATGATGTACACGTCGCCGTCCTTGATGGCGTACTGGACGTTCATCAGGCCGACCACTCCCAGTTCCCTGGCCATGGCGATGGTCTGGCGCTCTATCTCGCGGATCAACTCGGGGCTGAGGGAATACGGCGGCAGGACCGAAGCCGAGTCGCCGGAGTGGATGCCCGCCTCCTCGATGTGCTCCATGACGCCGCCGATGTACACGGCCTCGCCGTCGGCCAGGGCGTCCACGTCCACCTCCACCGCGTACTCGAGGAACTTGTCGATGAGGGTCGGGTGGTCCGGGGAGACCAGGGCGGAGTGGCGGAAATAGTGGTCGAACTCGTCCATGGAGTAGACGATGTCCATGCCGCGCCCGCCGAGCACGTAGGAGGGACGCAGGACCAGGGGGAAGCCGAGCTTCTCCGCGATCTCGCGGGCCTCGACCATGGACATGGCCGTGCCGTTGGGCGGCTGCTTGAGATTGAGCTTGTTCAGGAACTGCTTGAACCGCTCGCGGTCCTCGGCCCGGTCGATGGCGTCCGGGCTGGTGCCGATGAGGGGCACGCCCGCGTTCATCAGGCGGAGGGCGAGATTGAGCGGGGTCTGGCCGCCGAACTGGACGATGACGCCGTCCGGCTTTTCGAACTCGATGATGTTCATGACGTCCTCGAAGGTCAGCGGCTCGAAATAGAGCTTGTCCGAGGTGTCGTAGTCGGTGGAGACCGTCTCCGGGTTGGAGTTGACCATGATGGACTGCACGCCCAGCTCCTTGAGGGTGAAGGAGGAATGGCAGCAGCAGTAGTCGAACTCGATGCCCTGGCCGATGCGGTTGGGACCGCCGCCCAGGATGACGACCTTCTTCCTGTCGTCGCAGACGTTCTCCTGACCGGTCTCGTAGGTGGAATAATAGTACGGCGTGTACGCCTCGAACTCGGCGGCGCAGGTATCGACCAGGTAGTAGGTCGGGATGATGTCCAGTTCCTTGCGCATGACGCGGACGGCGTCCTCGGAGGTCTTCCACATGGCCGCCAGCTGGGCGTCGGAGTAGCCGTACTCCTTGGCCTTGCGCAGCATGTCCGCCATGCCTTCGGCGTCCCTGGTCACGCCCTCCTTCTTGCCGTACTCGATGAGCGCCGCCTCCATGTCCAGGATGTCTTTGAACTGGCGCAGGAACCACGGATCGATCTTGGTGGCCTCGAAAATCTCATCCTCGGTCATGCCGCAGCGGATGGCGTTGCGCAGGACGAAGAGGCGCTCTGAGTTGGGCCGCCTGAGCAGCCGCAGGATATCCGCCCTGTCGACTTCGCAGGTCTCGAACTTCTTGCCCAGGCCGATGTGGCCGGTCTCGAGGGAGCGGAGTCCCTTCTGGAGGGCTTCCTTGAAGGTCCGGCCGATGGCCATGGTCTCGCCCACGGACTTCATGGCCGTGGTCAGGTAGTCTTCGGTGCCGGGAAATTTCTCGAAGGTGAACCGGGGAATCTTGATCACGCAGTAGTCGATGGCCGGTTCGAAGGAGGCCATGGTCTCGCGGGTGATGTCGTTGGGAATCTCGTCCAGGGTGTAGCCCACGGCCAGCTTGGCCGCGATCTTGGCGATGGGGAAGCCGGTGGCCTTGGAGGCCAGGGCCGAGGAACGGGACACGCGCGGGTTCATCTCGATGATGATCAGCTCGCCGTCCTCGGGGTTGATGGCGAACTGGACGTTCGACCCGCCGGTCTCCACGCCGATCTCGCGCATGACGGCCAGGGACGCATCGCGCAGCCGCTGGTACTCGTCGTCGGTCAGGGTCTGGGCCGGGGCCACGGTGACGGAGTCGCCGGTGTGCACGCCCATGGGGTCCAGGTTCTCGATGGAGCAGATGATGACGCAGTTGTCCTTCTTGTCGCGCATGACCTCCAGCTCATACTCCTTCCAGCCCAGGATGGACCGCTCGAGCATGATCTCGGACTTCATGGACAGGGCCAGGCCGTTGGCGCAGATCTCTTCCAGTTCTTCCATGTTGTAGGCCACGCCGCCGCCGGAACCGCCCAGGGTGTAGGCGGGACGGACGATGATCGGGAAGGGGATTTTCTCGCCCCACTCGCGCACGTCGTCCATGTTGCGGCAGATGCCGGACTCGGGCATGCCCAAGCCGATATTGTTCATGGCCTCACGGAATTCCTCACGGGATTCCGCCTTGTTGATGACCTCGATGTTCGCGCCGATAAGCTCGACGTTGAACTTGTCCAGCACGCCCATGTCGGCCACGGCCAGGGCGGTGTTGAGGCCCGTTTGCCCCCCCAAAGTCGGCAAAAGAGCGTCGGGACGCTCTTTTTCGATGATCCGGGCAACGGTTTCCGGCTCTATGGGCTCGATGTAGGTGGCATCGGCCAACTCCGGGTCGGTCATGATCGAGGCCGGGTTGGAGTTGACCAGGACGACCTCGTACCCCTCCTCCTTGAGCGCTTTCAGCGCCTGGGTTCCGGAGTAGTCGAATTCACAAGCCTGGCCGATGACGATGGGACCGGACCCGATCAACATGATCTTCTTGATATCTGTGCGTTTGGGCATTCTGCTCGAAGGAGTTGAAGTTACACCGTTTTTCGAGAAAGGAGGATCGGTGGCCCTCCCTCATCCGCGCAGGCCACATTACCGCCCGCCGGACAAGCTAATTTTACTACCCGCTTGGCCCTTGAAACGCAATGGTTTTGTATGCCCTTTCCCCTCCGGCGCCGCCCGCCGTCCCGACTCGCACCGGCCGGGAATCAGGCCTGCCGATACCGCAAAGGCGATGCAGGAACATGCTGATTTTGTCATTGACACCACCGAAGTTGAGACTTATTTTCACTCTCAACCAAACTTTGAGGGAACTGAAGATTTATGCAAAAGCCTTTGACCGCCTACCCTGCGGGGAGTGTTGTTCGAATTGCCGGGATCGACGGTGGACGCCAGGCGCGGGCGCGCATGCTCGCCATGGGCATGACGCCGGGATGCCCGGTAAAGGTGCTGGCCGGCGGGCCGACCGGATGCCGGGTGCAGGTGCGCGGCTCTGAAGTGGTGCTCTGCTGCGGGCTGGCCGGCAAGATCCTGGCCGTGGAAAACAACTCCGACGAAGGCCCACACTGCTCCTGCTGCCCGGACGCCCCTCGGGCGAAGGCTTCCTAGCCTCCCGCGCCATAAAGTGATTACAAGCCGCCGCAAGGCGGCTTTTTTCTTGCCGCCGACAGGGATATGCTTGTGCCCGACCGACGCCGGGTGGTATCCTTTCCGGAAAACATACCGGAGGGAAACCATGCCCGAACCCATCAGGATCGGCATCAGCGCCTGCCTGCTCGGCGAAAAAGTCCGCTATGACGGCCAGGGAGCCCACGCCAAACACCTGACCGGCGTCTTTGCCGACTCATTCGAATACCACCCCGTCTGCCCGGAGGTCGGCTGCGGCATGGGCGTGCCCCGGGAGGCGGTCCGGCTGGTAGGGACACGGGAGAACCCCCGTCTCAAGGGACGGCAGACCGGCAGGGACTGGACCGACGCCATGCGCGACTGGGCCGAGGGAATCTGGCCGGAGTTGGAAAAGAAGCGGCTATGCGGCTTCATCTTCAAGGCCAAATCCCCCTCCAGCGGGATCACGCGCATCAAGGTATACCCCGAATCCGGAGGCCAGCCGGTGAGCTACGCGGGGGTAGGGTTGTTCGCAGGCATGGTCATGGAACGATTCCCTCTCCTGCCCGTGGAGGACCACGGGCGACTGCACGACGTGGTCCTGCGCGGTAACTTCATCGAGCGCGTGTTCGTGGAGCACCGCTGGAACCGGATGCTCGACCGGGGAGCGACCATGAAGAACCTCATCGACTTCCACACGCGCCACAAGATGCTCATCCGCGCCCACGACGTCACCGGATACCGCGAACTGGGCAAGATCGTTGCCGAGGGCGGCAAGGGCGACCTGCCGAAACGGTTCGCGCGCTACCACGAGCGGCTGCACAGGGCGCTCTCCCTCAAGCCGACCATCAAGAAGAACGTGGACGTGCTCATGCACGTCATGGGGTATTTCAAAAAGGTCCTGAGCCGTGACGAAAAGCAGGAATGCCTCGAAATAATCGAAAATTACCGGAACAATCTCATCCCGCTCATCGTGCCGGTCACGCTGATGAACCACTTTGTGCGCAAATACGGCATCGAGTATCTGCGGGAACAGTATTACCTGAATCCGCACCCAATGGACCTTAAGCTGCGCAATCACGCATGATGTCGAGGAAAATCGGTCTTACAGGGAAACGGTGGAAACGGGTTCCAGCTCCAGCCGGACGCCCTTGAGGTCGCCGCCGGATTCGATCCAGGACTTGAGGAGCTCCCGGTTGCGAAAGACGACGGGATGCGGGCAGCCGTATGCCGCCTGGTCCAGGAGGCCCGCCGCCTGGTCGGGATAGTGCTTGGCCGCGGACAGGCAGGCCAGCAGGTTGAGGCACAGCTCGTTCAGGGGGAAACCCAGGGTCATGGCCTTGCCCAACGGCAGCATGACGTCACCATAGCGGCGCGCCTTGTAATAGGCCACGGCCAGGTCGAACTGGGCCGCGTGCAGGCCGGGCAGCCGTTTCGCGATCGCCTCCCGCTCGGTCACGGTGTAGCAAATGCGCTCGGCCACATACGGGGAGCCGTCCTCGTTGCGCAGCCGGGTTTCGAACCCATAACGCCGCGCCCAGAACATGCCTTCCACTGCCTCGTCCGGGTTGAGCCGCATGTCCACCTGCTGGCAACCGGCAAGGCGCATGTCCTTGAGCAGTCCGCCGGTGGGCACGGTGTCGAGCCGGGCGCTCCACAGGACGTTCATCCCCAGGACGCGCATGGTCTCGCACATGGCCACGGCCTTGGCGTGATCGCGGAAGATGGCGGGATCGTCGAAAGCCAACGCGGTCAGACCGCGCTCCCCGGCCTCTCCGGCCACGGGCGCGATGTCCCAATCCCCGTCGTGCCGGACCACGCCGTGCGCGAACGGTCCGTTTCGCCCGTCTTTCCCCACGGACATGTCGGCTCTCAACTCAATATACATTATCCACCCCGGTACGCCCGGTTTTTGACACGAAAGGCGTACTCGAAAGACGATATTGCAAGGAGTCTGCCAAAACAAAGGGACCCCCGTTGCCGGAGGTCCCTGAATAAACTGTTTTTCGGAGTGGCCTAGCTGACCTTGCTGCCGCCCGGAACCTCGCCCGTGGGGGTGAGGAGTTCCATGCCATCCTTGGTCTTCACTGCCAGGATCATGCCCTGGGAGAGCTGCTTGCGGAGCTTGCGCGGCTTGAGGTTTGTAACCACAACCACCTGTTTTCCAATGAGATCATCGGGAGCGAAGAAATCGGCGATCCCGGCCACCACCTGACGAAGCTCGTCGTCGCCGGTGTCCACGCGAACCAGCAGCAGCCGGTCGGCGTCGGGGTGCTTTTCCACTTCCCTGACCGTGCCCACGCGCAGATCGACTTTCTGAAAATCCTCGAACTCGATGGTCGCCACGGCGTCCTTTTCGGTTTTTTCGGATTTTTTACCCTTCTTTTCCGATTTTTTCGGACCCTTGTCTTCGATCGGGTCCACGCGGGGAAAGAGATTGGAGGTCTCGGCAACGGTCTGACCGGATTCCAGCAGCCCCCAGACGTCCAGCTCCTTGGGCAGATTGACCTTTTCGGGATCAAAGGTGATGCCGAGCTGCTTGAGCATTTTTTCCGAGGCCTCGGGCATGACCGGCCAGAGATGGACCGCGATCTTGCGCATGTTCTCGAGGAGCACATAGATGACCGTGGACAAACGCCCCGTGTTCTTTTCCTTGTACAGGGTCCAGGGCGCGGTGGCGTCCACGTACTTGTTCAGGCCGCGAACCAGCTCCCACAGCCCTTCCAGGCCGCGCGAAAACTTGAATTCGTTGAAGAAATCCTGAAAAGCCTGCATGGCGCCCTGGCCGATCTTCTTGATCTCGGCGTCTTCCACGTCCTCGATGTCGGGCCGGGGAATGACCCCCCCGAAGTACTTGTGGGTCATGGACAGGGTGCGGTTGAACAGGTTGCCCAGATCGTTGGCCAGGTCCGCGTTCAAGCGGCCGATGAGCGCCTTTTCGGAAAAGCTGGAGTCCTGGCCGAAGGACATCTCGCGCAGCAGGAAGTAGCGGAAGGCGTCCAGGCCGTAGGCATCCTTCATGGCAAGGGGCTCGACCACGTTGCCGATGGACTTGGACATCTTGGTGTCCTCCACCAGCCAGTAACCGTGCACGTTGAGGTGCTGGTAGGGCTCGATGCCCGCAGCCTTGAGCATGGTCGGCCAGAACACGGCGTGGGGCTTGAGGATATCCTTGGCCAC belongs to Pseudodesulfovibrio portus and includes:
- the metG gene encoding methionine--tRNA ligase, which produces MERFYITTPIYYVNAKPHLGHAYTTTVADSMARFHRLMGAETYFLTGTDEHGDKIVQAAEANGQTPKEYVDTISKLFQDLWPGMNISNNDFIRTTEPRHVKVVQEILQKVYDAGDIYFGEYGGHYCFGCERFYTEKELVDGLCPDHQTKPEYIAEKNYFFKMSKYKDWLLDHINKNPDFIRPERYRKEVVSLLESGELEDLCISRPKSRLTWGIELPFDAEYVTYVWFDALINYVAALGYPDGDKFKKYWPAANHLVAKDILKPHAVFWPTMLKAAGIEPYQHLNVHGYWLVEDTKMSKSIGNVVEPLAMKDAYGLDAFRYFLLREMSFGQDSSFSEKALIGRLNADLANDLGNLFNRTLSMTHKYFGGVIPRPDIEDVEDAEIKKIGQGAMQAFQDFFNEFKFSRGLEGLWELVRGLNKYVDATAPWTLYKEKNTGRLSTVIYVLLENMRKIAVHLWPVMPEASEKMLKQLGITFDPEKVNLPKELDVWGLLESGQTVAETSNLFPRVDPIEDKGPKKSEKKGKKSEKTEKDAVATIEFEDFQKVDLRVGTVREVEKHPDADRLLLVRVDTGDDELRQVVAGIADFFAPDDLIGKQVVVVTNLKPRKLRKQLSQGMILAVKTKDGMELLTPTGEVPGGSKVS